One window of the Equus caballus isolate H_3958 breed thoroughbred chromosome 2, TB-T2T, whole genome shotgun sequence genome contains the following:
- the ZNF395 gene encoding zinc finger protein 395 isoform X2: protein MATVLSRRLGKRSLLGARVLGPPGAAPPSEPQAELLEGVTPQPFLASKDTSCQEQPKEVFKAPSTSGLQQVAFQPGQKVYVWYEGQECTGLVEQHSWAEDKVTVWLLDQKLQICCKAEEVWLAELQGPIPQAPPLEQGTQMPAYRPVSRNIDVPKRKSDAVEMDEMMAAMVLTSLSCSPVVQSPPGADANFSASRAACDPWKESGDVSDSGSSTTSGHWSGSSGVSTPSPPHPQASPKYLGDAFGSPQTDNGFETDPDAFLLDEPAPRKRKNSVKVMYKCLWPNCGKVLRSIVGIKRHVKALHLGDTVDSDQFKREEDFYYTEVQMKEEAAAAAGAPTADPAPTPGVTSPPLAVLPPPPPKAQSSGPEHPGLESYLPSGALSKSAPGSFWHIQADHAYQALPSFQIPVSPHIYTSISWAAAPSTASSLSPVRSRSLSFSEPQQPPPAMKSHLIVTSPPRAQSSARKARGEAKKCRKVYGIEHRDQWCTACRWKKACQRFLD, encoded by the exons ATGGCCACTGTGCTGTCCCGGCGCCTTGGTAAGCGCTCCCTCCTGGGAGCCCGGGTGTTGGGGCCTCCCGGGGCTGCCCCACCCTCGGAGCCTCAGGCGGAGCTGCTGGAGGGGGTGACTCCCCAGCCCTTCCTCGCCTCTAAGGACACTTCCTGCCAGGAGCAGCCCAAGGAAGTCTTCAAGGCTCCCAGCACATCAGGCCTCCAGCAGGTGGCCTTTCAACCTGGGCAGAAG GTTTATGTGTGGTATGAGGGTCAAGAATGCACAGGACTGGTGGAGCAGCATAGTTGGGCAGAGGATAAGGTGACTGTCTGGCTGTTGGATCAGAAGTTACAAATCTGCTGCAAAGCAGAGGAGGTGTGGCTGGCCGAGTTGCAGGGCCCTATTCCTCAGGCACCACCTCTGGAGCAAGGAACCCAGATGCCAGCCTACAGGCCTGTCTCCAGGAACATTGATGTCCCGAAGAG GAAGTCGGATGCAGTGGAAATGGATGAGATGATGGCGGCCATGGTGCTCACGTCCCTGTCCTGCAGCCCAGTCGTGCAGAGTCCTCCTGGAGCTGATGCCAACTTCTCTG CTTCCCGCGCGGCCTGTGACCCGTGGAAGGAGAGCGGGGACGTGTCCGACAGCGGCAGCAGCACCACCAGCGGGCACTGGAGCGGGAGCAGCGGCGTTTCCACCCcctcgcccccccacccccaggccagccccaagtattTGGGGGACGCCTTTGgttctccccaaactgataaTGGATTTGAGACCGATCCAGACGCTTTCCTGTTGGATGAACCAGCTCCACGCAAAAGAAAG AACTCTGTGAAGGTGATGTACAAGTGCCTGTGGCCAAACTGTGGCAAAGTCCTGCGCTCTATTGTGGGCATCAAACGACACGTGAAAGCCCTCCACCTGGG GGACACTGTGGACTCCGACCAGTTCAAGCGGGAGGAGGATTTCTACTACACAGAGGTGCAGATGAAGGaggaagctgctgctgctgctggcgcCCCGACAGCTGACCCAGCTCCCACCCCCGGGGTGACCAGCCcgccccttgctgttctcccgcCGCCTCCTCCCAAAGCCCAGTCCTCAGGCCCGGAACACCCTGGCCTGGAGTCTTACCTGCCCTCTGGTGCTCTCAGCAAGTCAGCTCCTGGCTCCTTCTGGCACATTCAGGCTGACCATGCATACCAG GCCCTGCCGTCCTTTCAGATCCCCGTGTCGCCACACATCTACACCAGTATTAGCTGGGCTGCCGCCCCCTCCAcggcctcctccctctctccg GTCCGGAGCCGGTCGCTAAGCTTCAGCGAGCCCCAGCagccaccacctgcaatgaaatCTCACCTGATTGTTACGTCTCCGCCCCGGGCCCAGAGCAGCGCCAG GAAAGCCCGCGGGGAGGCTAAGAAGTGCCGCAAAGTGTATGGCATTGAGCACCGGGACCAGTGGTGCACAGCCTGCCGCTGGAAGAAGGCCTGCCAGCGCTTCCTGGACTGA
- the ZNF395 gene encoding zinc finger protein 395 isoform X1, translating into MPSPPHGPFRKGSSMATVLSRRLGKRSLLGARVLGPPGAAPPSEPQAELLEGVTPQPFLASKDTSCQEQPKEVFKAPSTSGLQQVAFQPGQKVYVWYEGQECTGLVEQHSWAEDKVTVWLLDQKLQICCKAEEVWLAELQGPIPQAPPLEQGTQMPAYRPVSRNIDVPKRKSDAVEMDEMMAAMVLTSLSCSPVVQSPPGADANFSASRAACDPWKESGDVSDSGSSTTSGHWSGSSGVSTPSPPHPQASPKYLGDAFGSPQTDNGFETDPDAFLLDEPAPRKRKNSVKVMYKCLWPNCGKVLRSIVGIKRHVKALHLGDTVDSDQFKREEDFYYTEVQMKEEAAAAAGAPTADPAPTPGVTSPPLAVLPPPPPKAQSSGPEHPGLESYLPSGALSKSAPGSFWHIQADHAYQALPSFQIPVSPHIYTSISWAAAPSTASSLSPVRSRSLSFSEPQQPPPAMKSHLIVTSPPRAQSSARKARGEAKKCRKVYGIEHRDQWCTACRWKKACQRFLD; encoded by the exons GAAAGGCAGCAGCATGGCCACTGTGCTGTCCCGGCGCCTTGGTAAGCGCTCCCTCCTGGGAGCCCGGGTGTTGGGGCCTCCCGGGGCTGCCCCACCCTCGGAGCCTCAGGCGGAGCTGCTGGAGGGGGTGACTCCCCAGCCCTTCCTCGCCTCTAAGGACACTTCCTGCCAGGAGCAGCCCAAGGAAGTCTTCAAGGCTCCCAGCACATCAGGCCTCCAGCAGGTGGCCTTTCAACCTGGGCAGAAG GTTTATGTGTGGTATGAGGGTCAAGAATGCACAGGACTGGTGGAGCAGCATAGTTGGGCAGAGGATAAGGTGACTGTCTGGCTGTTGGATCAGAAGTTACAAATCTGCTGCAAAGCAGAGGAGGTGTGGCTGGCCGAGTTGCAGGGCCCTATTCCTCAGGCACCACCTCTGGAGCAAGGAACCCAGATGCCAGCCTACAGGCCTGTCTCCAGGAACATTGATGTCCCGAAGAG GAAGTCGGATGCAGTGGAAATGGATGAGATGATGGCGGCCATGGTGCTCACGTCCCTGTCCTGCAGCCCAGTCGTGCAGAGTCCTCCTGGAGCTGATGCCAACTTCTCTG CTTCCCGCGCGGCCTGTGACCCGTGGAAGGAGAGCGGGGACGTGTCCGACAGCGGCAGCAGCACCACCAGCGGGCACTGGAGCGGGAGCAGCGGCGTTTCCACCCcctcgcccccccacccccaggccagccccaagtattTGGGGGACGCCTTTGgttctccccaaactgataaTGGATTTGAGACCGATCCAGACGCTTTCCTGTTGGATGAACCAGCTCCACGCAAAAGAAAG AACTCTGTGAAGGTGATGTACAAGTGCCTGTGGCCAAACTGTGGCAAAGTCCTGCGCTCTATTGTGGGCATCAAACGACACGTGAAAGCCCTCCACCTGGG GGACACTGTGGACTCCGACCAGTTCAAGCGGGAGGAGGATTTCTACTACACAGAGGTGCAGATGAAGGaggaagctgctgctgctgctggcgcCCCGACAGCTGACCCAGCTCCCACCCCCGGGGTGACCAGCCcgccccttgctgttctcccgcCGCCTCCTCCCAAAGCCCAGTCCTCAGGCCCGGAACACCCTGGCCTGGAGTCTTACCTGCCCTCTGGTGCTCTCAGCAAGTCAGCTCCTGGCTCCTTCTGGCACATTCAGGCTGACCATGCATACCAG GCCCTGCCGTCCTTTCAGATCCCCGTGTCGCCACACATCTACACCAGTATTAGCTGGGCTGCCGCCCCCTCCAcggcctcctccctctctccg GTCCGGAGCCGGTCGCTAAGCTTCAGCGAGCCCCAGCagccaccacctgcaatgaaatCTCACCTGATTGTTACGTCTCCGCCCCGGGCCCAGAGCAGCGCCAG GAAAGCCCGCGGGGAGGCTAAGAAGTGCCGCAAAGTGTATGGCATTGAGCACCGGGACCAGTGGTGCACAGCCTGCCGCTGGAAGAAGGCCTGCCAGCGCTTCCTGGACTGA